The Polyangiaceae bacterium genome segment AAATCTACACCCAGATGTTTTCGGCCGACCTCGATCCCATCGCCGCACGCCAACGCGTGACGAGCAACCCTTCGGAGAGCGTGGGACCGAGTATCGCTTTCGGTCCGGAAGGGGACGTCGGTGTGCTCTTCGACGACCGTCGCTCGGGTAGCTGGCAGGTGTACTTCTCGCGCCTGGTGTGCGTCGCGGGTAACTGAGTCAGGGGACCACGGCGCCTGGCGCGCCTGGGTCTGGGTCAGGAGCGGATGCGCGGCAGGCCGGCGAGGTGCACCTTGCCCGGGAGTCGTCGGCCGACGACGTTCTCGGCGACGCGGCCCGCTTCAATCAGCAAGTCCAAGTCCACCCCGGTAGCGACTCCCATGCCGTGCAGCATGAACACCAGGTCTTCGGTGGCGAGATTGCCGGCGGCACCCGGTGCGTAGGGGCAGCCCCCAAGACCGCCCACGGAGGCGTCGAAGTCACGCAAACCCAGCTCCAGCCCGACCAGCGCATTGGAGAGCGCCGTGCCGCGGGTGTCGTGGAAGTGCAGTGCGATGTTCTCCTTTGGCACTTCGGCGCACACCATCTCCAAGATCTTGCGCGTCTGCAGCGGTGTGCCTACCCCGATGGTGTCACTCAAGGACACTTGGTAGCAGCCCAGATCGAGCAGCTTCTTCGTCACGTCCAGACTGACCTTCGGGTCCACATCCCCTTCGTAGGGACAGCCCCAAACCGTGGAGATGTAGGCACGGACCCGCATCCCTGCTGCAACGGCCGGAGGCACGACCTCCTCGAAGGTGGAAAGTGACTGCTGAATCGACTTGTTCGTGTTCTTCTTGTTGTGCGTCTCGCTGGCGCTCATGAAGACAGCGATCTCTTCGAGCCCAGCGGCTTTGGCGCGCTCGAAGCCTTTGGCGTTGGGACACAATGCAGAGAGGGTGACCCCTGCAGGTGCACTGACCGAGCGACAGAGTTCGTCAGCGTCCGCTAGTTGCGGCACCCAGCGCGGCGACACGAAGCTCGTCAGTTCGATGCGGGCCAGACCCGCACGCATCAACGCGTCCACCAGGCGTACCTTCGCCTCCAGGGGGATGGGCGCCGCCTCGTTCTGGAGCCCATCGCGTGGGGACACCTCGTAGACGGAGACCCGATCGGGTAGGTGGGACAGCATGGCGGGGCTACTGCTCATTATGCCACGTTTGCGCGATCAACTTTCTACCAACTTGGAGTTACGGTGGCGCGGGTGCGGCAGGAACTCCACGGGGTAGTCACCGCTGAAACAGGCGTGACAGAAGCCGTCGCGCTCGTTGCCCACTACCGGCAAGGACGAACGCTTGGCGCCGCCCGACCGCTGGCTGCCACGGGCCTGGGTGTCCACCACCGCCCGCACCATCTCGTCCAGGGTCAGGTAGTCCAAGGTGTCACTCGTGATGTACTGATTGATCTCCGCCACGTCGTGGCTCGATGCGATGAGTTCTCCGCGGGTCGGAGTGTCGATGCCGTAGTAGCAAGGCCAACGCGTGGGTGGGCTGGAGATGCGCATGTGCACCTCTCTGGCGCCAGCGTCTCGCAACATCTTCACGATCTTGCGACTAGTGGTGCCGCGCACGATGCTGTCGTCCACCACGATGACGCGCTTGCCCTGAAGCGCGTCGCTGATGGGGTTGAGCTTCAGTCGCACGCCGAAGTGACGAATGCTCTGTTGTGGCTCGATGAAGGTGCGGCCGACGTAGTGGCTGCGCACCAGCCCCATTTCAAAGGGAATGCCCGCCTGCTCTGCGTAGCCGATGGTGGCGGGGACGCCGCTGTCGGGCACCGGAATTACTAGATCGGCCTCGACTCCGTGATGCTGGGCCAGGGTGCGTCCGAGGGCTTTGCGCGCTTCGTAGACGCTGACGCCGTCGAGAGTGGAGTCAGGGCGTGAGAAGTAGATGTACTCGAAGATGCAGGAGTGCCGACTTGCCGCGGGGAAGGGGCGCTCGCTGCGCATGCCTCGCTCGTCGAACACCAGCATTTCGCCGGGCTCCACGTCGCGAACGAACTCTGCGTCGATTAGATCGAAGCTGGTCGGTTCGCTCGCCACGACGTAGGCGTTGCCGTTGCCCGGCATCACACCCAGGCAGAGGGGGCGAATGCCCATCGGGTCCCGGGCCGCGACCAAGGAGTGATCCGTCAGGCAGAGCAGTGAGTAGGCGCCTCGGACCTGACTGAGCGCGTCCGCAATCCGGTCCTCGACGCGACGTTGCGTGCTGATCGCCGTCAAGTGCACGATGACCTCGGTGTCCGAGGCGCTTTGGAAGATCGAGCCGCGCTCCTCGAGCTTCTCGCGCAACGCATCGGCGTTCGTCAGGTTGCCGTTGTGGGCTAGCGCCAAAGAACCGCGCGCGTAGTCGACGGCAATGGGTTGAGCGTTCTTGAGAAACGACCCGCCCGCAGTGGAGTAGCGCACATGGCCGATGGCGTGTTTGCCGGGGAGGCGCGCCAGTTGCTCCGTTGGGAAGACGTCGATCACGTGCCCCATGCCTCGATGTAGAAAGAGCTGATCACCGTCGGTGGCGACGATGCCTGCGCTCTCCTGTCCGCGATGCTGTAGGGCGTGGAGACCCAGATAGGTGAGATTGGCCGCCTCGGGATGCCCGAATATTCCAAACACGCCGCACATGCTGGGTGGGCCGCACTTCGCACGCGGCCGCCCCCGCGTCAAAGGGCCGCTTCGGCCCGAGAGCGGCTCGCTGCCCCGGGGTTTTCCCTCGGCGGCGGCAAATTCCGGCCTGAGCGTGGAAAACGTTCAGTTTTCTACGGGCTCTCGACTATCCTGTGCGGCCGATGGGCGCTTTCCAAGAGCTCCTCGAGTCCTGGCGCTCGAATCCGACGGCCGACTCGACCCTCGCTTTGTGCGCGGAACTCTCGCAAGAACCCAGAGAAGAGGTCGTTCGCGAGGTCGGCGCGCGCGCGGAGCAATGGCACGGGGCGGACGCCAGCGTGATGCTCGCGGTCGGGCGAATGTACCTCGAAGCCGGCTTGCTCGCGGAGGCCCAGGCTGCGCTAGTGAACGCTGGCAAGGCCGACGCTCGGGATGCGCGCCCCTTCCGCTTCTTGGGCGAGGTTCTCCTGCGTCGTGGCGACGCCATCCGTGGGGAAAAGGTGCTGTCGCGAGCCATGCAGCTGGGCTCGAACGATGCCGAGACCAAGTTGTGGCACGACCGCGCCCTCGTCTACGTCGCGCTGCAGAAGCGAGTGGGCGCGCCGGCCGTGGCGGCGGAAGTCGCGCG includes the following:
- a CDS encoding hydroxymethylglutaryl-CoA lyase, translated to MSSSPAMLSHLPDRVSVYEVSPRDGLQNEAAPIPLEAKVRLVDALMRAGLARIELTSFVSPRWVPQLADADELCRSVSAPAGVTLSALCPNAKGFERAKAAGLEEIAVFMSASETHNKKNTNKSIQQSLSTFEEVVPPAVAAGMRVRAYISTVWGCPYEGDVDPKVSLDVTKKLLDLGCYQVSLSDTIGVGTPLQTRKILEMVCAEVPKENIALHFHDTRGTALSNALVGLELGLRDFDASVGGLGGCPYAPGAAGNLATEDLVFMLHGMGVATGVDLDLLIEAGRVAENVVGRRLPGKVHLAGLPRIRS
- the purF gene encoding amidophosphoribosyltransferase, with amino-acid sequence MCGVFGIFGHPEAANLTYLGLHALQHRGQESAGIVATDGDQLFLHRGMGHVIDVFPTEQLARLPGKHAIGHVRYSTAGGSFLKNAQPIAVDYARGSLALAHNGNLTNADALREKLEERGSIFQSASDTEVIVHLTAISTQRRVEDRIADALSQVRGAYSLLCLTDHSLVAARDPMGIRPLCLGVMPGNGNAYVVASEPTSFDLIDAEFVRDVEPGEMLVFDERGMRSERPFPAASRHSCIFEYIYFSRPDSTLDGVSVYEARKALGRTLAQHHGVEADLVIPVPDSGVPATIGYAEQAGIPFEMGLVRSHYVGRTFIEPQQSIRHFGVRLKLNPISDALQGKRVIVVDDSIVRGTTSRKIVKMLRDAGAREVHMRISSPPTRWPCYYGIDTPTRGELIASSHDVAEINQYITSDTLDYLTLDEMVRAVVDTQARGSQRSGGAKRSSLPVVGNERDGFCHACFSGDYPVEFLPHPRHRNSKLVES